One window of Balearica regulorum gibbericeps isolate bBalReg1 chromosome 10, bBalReg1.pri, whole genome shotgun sequence genomic DNA carries:
- the ATRIP gene encoding ATR-interacting protein — MAAQPPLGPRKRSGPALCGAGWGTAPAPSRGGALQNGFPPHKRPKSSGAAGPDEGPGDPFGDNDDFTADDLEEIDILASQALSQEAAGAAAPRAGFPNHAWGAFGPSGAERQAGPPRGSDPAAGRKPKGSSTEDSLMRDAFQFEVLQTQHEEIKQKLKKMQDEILTKNGEIKILRDSMQQMEYAMEEQKRSYMLLEQQKSQTLSEKEKEFSKKLQSLQSELQFKDAEMNELRTRLQNCERNKHVTQTVLTPSPKKNFAIQMKSEGCSPQPGKRSFPTKESFNAEMSTKPSCSSGNLIAPTTSVKEDSKITHPEVLSMKHEALGKNGSYNSAHKRNTQGSILLNALMKQPIVPGSVLGLCHLLSSNSEPLPGAVLQPNYLDTKSTQLPSSRTTQEEIAPLVSLREAQKLAITGLNLIAMDEGLPEGSPTESQREFLHLTRYKIRGAVHLLPLVEHHIGAYCQAVQLADKSVNGSCGNHSAVSSRTNANMVSSKEDFRLSLEETTVISLGILYYLAFYSWDVVHTLLSTEVEKSPAVGDEQISKMDKNVLCDNQCSNKEDTRTQGGLPVAPQDAPNNDRAQHSLFKKLLQVLAFSAARGSQTDSILNQSLKVLVKLAENSTMDLLINFQHLLSSQILLGCLCAEAPSPAVLLTVRLLSILAQHHTLVAQLCSHSDTCLLLALYMYITSRPDKSASEMLWLQLEQETVRLLTRCMRCSSPSVLLPGTNCQCNLEVVKALIIMLHRQWIKIRRSENSFCAYKEQIIQFLRDAVLLLHSLSQKDKLFHEHCLEVLHQYDQAMPGIRAILKKTQKLSACEELILDELYPPEPEAEDQGMDSS; from the exons ATGGCGGCGCAGCCCCCGCTCGGGCCGCGGAAGCGGAGCGGCCCGGCGCTGTGCGGGGCGGGCTGGGGCACGGCTCCCGCTCCGTCCCGCGGCGGGGCCCTGCAGAACGGCTTCCCGCCCCACAAGCGCCCCAAGAGCTCGGGGGCGGCTGGGCCCGACGAGGGGCCGGGGGACCCCTTCGGGGACAACGATGACTTCACGGCGGACGACCTGGAGGAGATCGACATCCTGGCTTCGCAGGCGCTGTCGCAGGAGGCTGCCGgcgccgccgcgccccgggCGGGCTTCCCGAACCACGCGTGGGGCGCCTTCGGACCGAGCGGCGCCGAGCGGCAGGCGGGGCCGCCCCGCGGCAGCGACCCCGCTGCGGGGAGGAAGCCGAAAG gAAGCAGTACAGAAGATAGTCTGATGCGAGATGCATTCCAGTTTGAAGTACTGCAAACACAGCACgaagaaattaaacagaag ctgaaaaaaatgcaggatgAAATTCTTactaaaaatggagaaattaaaattttgcgTGACTCAATGCAGCAGATGGAGTATGCTATGGAGGAACAGAAAAGATCATACATGCTGTTGGAACAGCAAAAATCTCAGACCTTAAGcgaaaaagaaaaagagttctCCAAAAAG TTGCAGTCATTACAGTCAGAGTTGCAGTTCAAAGATGCAGAAATGAATGAATTAAGAACGCGACTTCAGaactgtgaaagaaacaaacacgTTACTCAGACGGTTTTAACGCCAAG tcctaaaaagaattttgcaataCAAATGAAATCAGAAGGATGTTCTCCACAGCCTGGAAAACGATCTTTTCCTACAAAGGAATCCTTCAACGCTGAAATGTCCACTAAACCATCGTGTTCTTCAGGAAATCTGATTGCCCCGACTACTTCAGTCAAAGAAG ACAGTAAGATAACCCATCCTGAAGTTTTATCCATGAAGCATGAAGCATTGGGAAAAAATGGTTCCTACAACTCTGCACATAAACGAAACACACAAG GTTCTATCTTACTAAACGCACTGATGAAGCAGCCCATTGTCCCTGGCTCAGTACTAGGGCTCTGCCATCTTCTTAGCAGTAACTCTGAGCCGCTACCTGGAGCTGTACTGCAGCCTAACTATTTGGATAC GAAGTCCACACAACTACCCAGCAGCAGGACAACTCAAGAAGAAATTGCTCCTCTTGTATCCCTGCGAGAAGCTCAAAAACTTGCAATAACAGGCTTGAACTTGATTGCTATGGACGAAGGATTACCTGAAGGAAGCCCAACGGAAAGCCAGAGAGAGTTCTTGCACCTCACACGCTACAAGATCCGAGGTGCCGTGCATCTCTTGCCCTTGGTAGAACACCATATTGGTGCATACTGTCAAGCGGTACAGTTGGCGGACAAGTCTGTAAATGGTTCTTGTGGAAATCATTCAGCTGTTTCTTCCAGAACCAACGCTAATATGGTGTCAAGTAAGGAGGACTTCAGGTTGTCTCTTGAAGAAACTACAGTTATATCACTGGGTATTCTTTATTATTTGGCGTTTTATAGCTGGGATGTTGTCCACACGTTGCTGTCtactgaagtggaaaaaagtcCTGCTGTTGGAGATGAACAGATTTCCAAGATGGACAAAAATGTGTTGTGTGATAATCAGTGTAGTAATAAAGAAGATACGAGGACACAAGGAGGGCTGCCTGTAGCTCCACAGGATGCTCCCAATAACGATCGAGCTCAAcattctttgtttaaaaagctgcttcAGGTTTTAGCTTTTTCTGCTGCAAGAGGCTCCCAGACTGATAGTATACTGAACCAAAGCCTAAAAGTTTTGGTGAAATTAGCTGAAAATTCAACAATGGACTTGCTAATAAA ttttcagCACTTGCTGAGTAGCCAGATACTGCTGGGCTGTCTGTGTGCAGAGGCCCCTTCGCCTGCTGTCCTTTTGACCGTGAGACTGTTATCTATTCTTGCTCAACACCACACGTTGGTTGCTCAACTTTGTTCTCATTCAG ACACCTGCCTTCTTCTTGCACTGTACATGTATATTACATCAAGACCAGATAAATCAGCATCTGAAATGCTTTGGCTTCAGCTGGAACAAGAG ACAGTCAGACTCCTGACAAGGTGTATGCGGTGTTCCAGTCCATCGGTTTTATTACCTGGTACAAACTGCCAATGTAACCTCGAG gtGGTTAAAGCCCTAATTATAATGTTACATAGACAGTGGATAAAGATAAGAAGATCTGAGAACAGCTTTTGTGCATATAAGGAACAAATTATTCAGTTTTTACGGGATGCTGTTTTACTCCTACACAGCCTATCTCAGAAAGATAAACTGTTTCATGAACACTGTTTGGAAGTTCTCCATCAATATGACCAAGCCATGCCAGGCATAAGAGCCATTCTAAAGAAGACTCAAAAATTGAGTGCCTGTGAAG AGCTGATTTTGGATGAATTGTATCCTCCTGAGCCAGAAGCAGAAGACCAAGGAATGGACTCCAGCTAG